A stretch of DNA from Oryza brachyantha chromosome 4, ObraRS2, whole genome shotgun sequence:
ATTTACCAGTCGTATCTGCTAGGAGAGAGCATTGACTGGACTTTGCCACGTCTCCGCACCGTGGCTAAGGGGTTTTTAGCCggggaaataaaaatttttgaatgtcatatcagacgtttgaccgaatatcggaaggggtttttgaatatgaatgaaaaaatgaatttcacagctcgattagaaaccgcgagacgaattttttgagcctaattaatctgtcattagcgcatgtgagttgctgtagtacttatggctaatggtggactaattaggcttaaagattcgtctcatgtaactgtacaattagtttttcattttatctatatttaatgctctatttagacgtccaaagattcaatgtgatgtttttttgaaaaaaaaatggaaactaaacagaacCTAACTTAAAATACGGAGGTTCAGCTAGTATAAACTTAAAATACGGAGGTTCAGCTAGTATAGGGATGTCAGCTTCCACGCCATCTTCTCGGCGAGCGATGATCGGAGCAGTAGTGTTTCAGCTcctggtgacggcggcggcggcggcgacgcaagCAGCAGGCCGCGTAGCGCTGCTGGGTTGCCCGGAGAGCTGCGGCGACGTACAAGTGCCTTACCCTTTCGGCATCGGCGATGGCTGCTCCTACCCTGGCTTCAACCTCACGTGCGGTGGCGATGCGCACCGGACAGTACCCAAGCTGTTTTTAGCCACAGGAAACGACTCCGTCGAAGTGCTCGGCATCTCCTTGCTGGACGGCACGGTACGCATCCGCAGCAAGCTTTTCCAATCAGTTCTCGTAGGCTCCACCACCAATGCTTCGTGGTCATGGCCCGGCCTACCGGCCGACGGCCCGTTCACGGTATCCACCGCGTATAACTGGCTGGTCGCCTTCGGATGCAACATCGTCGCCCAACTTATCCCGCACGGCGACGCTGCCGAGGGTAGCACTTGCGCCGCCACATGCGTGGATGGGTGGGGTAATATCGCCGGCCCGTCGTGCTCCGGCATCGCTCGCTGCCGGACTTCCATGGGGCCCGGTGTCCGCTCATACACGATCAGGGTCCAGAATTTAGCAGACCGACCACCGTTTGGGCTGTCGACGCAGACAGCTGCATTCGTAGCCGAGCAGAGCTGGTTCAGCGCGAACGAGAATGACATGCTTAACAACTTGAGCAATCACCTGCCATTCACGGTCCGAAGTGTTCCGGTGGTGTTGGAATGGTGGTTGGATTTGATCCGTGATGAAGCCTTCTTGCCATTGTCGGTTGGACCCAACACCACTGACTTTAGATGCCTAAGCTTGAACAGTTCTAGCTATTATAATGATTTAAATTATGACCGAAGGCGGTGTAATTGTTCTCAAGGATACGAGGGCAATCCTTACCTCCGCAACGGATGCCAAGGTATTTTTTTACCCTGCTAGTTGCTTGTGTTTGCTGTAACAAGGGTCCTGAAAAGTTtgctagttaatttttttttacaggtgTTTCACTTGTTAATTTGGTTTGGATTCACTTTTAgcgaaaaaaacaaacatgtgcATGTCAACTCAGGCTGTTTTCCTTTTCAGATATAGATGAATGCCAGCAGCCAGATGTTTGTCATGGAAGAACCTGCATCAATATGCCTGGGACGTTCCGATGCTCACCAAAGAAAAGTGTCAAAAGCCTCACAGGTACAAATGCAACTCAGGCCGTGTTGTTGCCccctataagttaacttgtccGTCTCGTTTTCCGAActattaaacgatatatttttttaaaatttttctataggaaagttgttttaaaaataatattaatctattttatattttttaatcatttataattaattaatcatgtactaatctattactatgttttttgtgccacacataagttaacttagacccctaggccgaacgcggcctcacTCATTTGGTATTACCACGGTTTCCCAAAACACAGGTTAATTCTGTGTGGTTTTGTTTATCGTGGTTACTGTTGTGGTACGGTACCAATGATACCTCATGGTTTACTGTGATTATCACAATTTTATCATGGTTACCACGGTTACCGTGTGTGAACACGTCCTCGGTGGTAAGAGAAACCTAGATACTACTAgcagttttttatcataggaCATCTCCAAGTGGATAACCACATGGTCTTATGGCTAGATGGCCAAAAAAGTACCATCCATAATAGATTAGCCAAATCAAGCTTTTGTTTTATGTCTTTGGTCGACCCCAATAATAACAAAGTGTAGGTGGAGAATTGCTAACTTGTTTGGCTAATTGATCCAAATAGCTAGTTTCTTGGAGCATGTTTTTCTACTGCACTAGCTAAAATCTTGTGTTCTAGTGTGAtagtagctactcccttcgtcctaAAATGCAACTATTTGCTAGTGTGAAAGAATATGAGAATGATTGGAAGAatattgtgattggttgataaAACAGTATAgatggaaaaaattaaatagtgaATGGTTGTGATTATTTAAGATGAGAAGGTAGGTAAAAAAcactatattttggaataaataGCGAGCGGTAGaaataacttaattttaggACGAAGTGAGTATTCTTagggggtcatcttttggcttgttgaaaataatttgtaaacagaaaataatttgtaaataaaacttttatatacgtgttcttagcgatctaaaagccaaggttaaaaaataaaattcgataaaaaaaccccaaaatcaactctaaatttaaggttaaaaattcaaattttggctgttagagatgctcttgTAAGTacttgttcatatatataataaatatcatcTGTTGGTAGATAAATGACAAGAATGTTTATTTAGCAACAAACCATGTCCCTCGAAATACaatagttctttttttttatgaaaaacaaagaaattttacCAACATGGTAACTCCCAAaactatttgaaaaaaaaatactttcatgGTATATGGTGCAGTAGTTTGAAACTTATGGTTTAACACAGTTCAAAGTGCATTCGGACATATGTTGTATTATCAACCCTATGTCCCTGACGTTTATTTCCCTCAGGTTTAATAACCATAATAGCAGTCAGTGCCAGTTTTGGGCTACTGTTTTCACTTCTTGGTATTGCTAaaatcacaagtaaaataaagcAACGTAGAGACAAGAAGTTGAGGCGAAAGTTTTTCAAGAAGAACCATGGTCTGCTGCTTCAACAGCTAATCTCTTCAAACAGAGATATAGCTGAAAGAATGAAGATTTTTAGTTTAGAAGAATTAGATCAGGCAACCAACAAATTCGATCAAAATCGTGTTcttggcggcggtggccatgGTACAGTTTACAAAGGCATATTGTCTGATCAACGTGTTGTGGCTATCAAGAAGTCTAAAATCGTGGTTCAAAGGGAGATCGATGACTTCATAAATGAGGTTGTTATACTTTCACAAACTAACCACAGAAATGTGGTAAAGCTCTATGGATGTTGCCTTGAGACAGAAGTTCCTTTACTAGTTTATGAGTTTATATCAAATGGGACTCTTTCATTTCATCTTCATGGTCAAAATGAGAACCCCTTGACATGGAAAGATAGATTGAGAGTTGCATTGGAAACCGCAAGGGCCATTGCATATCTTCACTCAGCAGCTTCTATATCAGTGTTGCATAGAGATATCAAATCTGCAAATATACTACTCACTGATACTATGGCAGCTAAAGTATCAGACTTTGGAGCTTCACGATCAATTGCAATCGACGAGACAGGAATACCGACAGTCATACAGGGGACTTATGGTTATCTGGATCCTGAATATTACTACTCAAGTAGGCTAACAGAGAAAAGTGATGTGTATAGTTTTGGTGTTATCCTAGCTGAACTTTTGACAAGGGTAGCACCAGTTTTCTCGTCTCAGGCATCAGAAAGCATGAGCCTAGCATCATACTTTGTGTCATCGATAAGAGACAACCGCTTATCAGATATTTTGGATCATCAAATTGTTGATGAGGTAGGTGTTGAAGATGCTAAGGTGGTTGCACAGCTCGCAGAAACATGTTTAAGATTAAAAGGTGAAGAAAGACCTACAATGAGGCAAGTGGAGACAACACTTGAAGATTTACAAAGATCAAACGTCCAACTTAATCATCAGATTGCAAGAGTGAGCAATAGTATTCTAAAAGAGCAGACATATAAGGGAAGCAAGTGCTATGAAGGAACTAGACAATATAGTTTGGAAAATGAGTTCATTCAATCATCGGAATATCCAAGATAATTTTGCATTCATGAAGGAAAACATGTCAAGTAAATGTATATCTATTAATTTTGGGTGCCTAGTACAAATAAAGGTCATTTGGGAGGCATATAACGTTGCGCATATCTCGActactaaggtggtgtttggttctTTAGTCCTTACTGTTTGGTTAGAAgaactaaaagagactaaaagcgtatcatatatagaaattttgatTAGGGACAGGTATGAAAGGAAGTTTTAGTCCCAATAAGTACCTCTTAAAGGgactaatagactaatataattttagtccATTTTAGTCTCTCCTAATGGTGTGGAGTCGATCTTTAATTGTAAATAATTGAATTCAGTGTTCCAAACTTTATACATCACTGTTAAtgcaaaaaaatgtaataattACAATTGTGCTCGGTGTAATGTCAAGTGAATGCATACTATCACTGTAATGCAAAAAAATCGTGATAATTACATTTGTGCTCGGGGTGCGGTctcgtataaaaaaaaattgatggttGTGCATAGTGATACACACTCATTTCTCCAAGTGCCAAATTTATATGACACAGGTTTGATGACACCTTTCTAAAAAATGGTTTGATGACTTTGGAAGATCAAACCGTTTCTGCCTTTCTAATTCATCTACTAGTAGATACTAATGAGAGGAGCATTATATTGGCTGCGTTCATTTCAGGCTGTTAGGCTGAGCTCTTTCTCGTTTTCCATTAGCACgttttttaaactactaaatgatatatttcgtgcaaaaatttctatatagaaattattttaaaagatcaaataactctattttttaaattttcaataagtaatacttaattaatcatgtgttaattatgtttatcattttttgTGCGGTTAATTGGCTTTCGTGATCTTCGGTTTCGAATGCAGCCATTCTCCATGGAATCAAATGGggttaaattgattttgagttaaatatttttttaggccAAAGGTTGGAGCTCTATCATTTATCATACAAGGAAAGAGAGTTTATTACAGGCATCAGGCAAAATAGGCCACCAACAAATTACAAGAGTAGGGCTTGCTGTTGCTCGTTGGCAAGATTTAACACCATCTAAAGAGTACCCCAAGTAAGCTGATCCTCTGTGGATGGGGAGTTGGTATGGTTTTCCTGTTTCTTTGATGATGTGGCTAAATATGAGACCGTTGATCTCAGATCTAAGGGCTGAAAAATTAACAAAGTTAGATGGCACCCTAGGGGCTTTTTGGACCTTTTTCATGGGCTCTCCACCCTATAAATAGGGGTGAAGGCTAGGGTTACAAGTGCACCTTGAGTAGGAGTGAAAAGAATTTGTAAGATAATTTTGCTTACGTGTTTTTAGTAGTTTAAGTAAAAGATGAGCTAGATCTAGAAGAGgtctttgatttttctttaagcTTGGAAATCAAGCTATGTAAACTTCATTTTAATGTAATGAAATGCGAAATTATTTTGACACATAAGTTTCTACAACTTTATTATTTGCAtttaaaattccaaaatttattttccgcATTTAAATTcagtttgaatttttggatTCATGTTCTTAATGCATTGTGCTAAACATCGAGCAAGTTTGGTTTTCGAagttctgttttatttttaacgtctcttttctctctctctattctCAAAGAGACACCGTTTTTCtggttttcttctcttttaatCTAGTAATTTCTATTGTTATGATTTAAGAGAAAGAGTTTGTAGGGTATTAAAGAGGTTGAAATTGTGTTTTTATTCACCCCTTCTATATCCGCAACGATCCTTCAGGTTCTTGAATTTACATTCATACTCCAATGATACAATCCTTTTAAAGTCTACACTCTAAAGTCTTTGGACATAGTTCACGTTATCAGATCTTAGAGAATGTTCTAATTTTGATCGATGTCGATGGTCTCAATTGTTATAGTTCTTGTTGTCAGAGTATATAGATGATTCTTTTCCAATAGTAGAGTGATATTGGCACATAGTATATACTTATAGAAAATTACTAGAAACTAGATAAATGCTTGTTGGGTTgagatacaaattttattttgaaaactacTTATCTTGGTTACATGACTAACTACTCTTATCAACAATTTACTTCATTTATTTCTCGGTTAAACAAGTTATCTATGTGCTAATACATGAGCTATCAAGAGATTTCAAGAGAAtatgaagaaggagaacgatGAAATAACTAGTCTGCTTACTGCCGTGGGATGCAACCTCGTGGGCTCTGCTAATGGAAAAACAAGTATGTTTCTCTAATAAATTTGCTCTgagattaaattttttattaattactaattaatattattcttGCCATAAGTTCTTCACTTTGTGTATGTCAACAAGAGCGAAAGAACTTTTCATACATTACACTGATAAGCGAAATGACAACATGAAGAGGCTCTAAGCGAATCGTTTCTTGGATGTAGCTTGCTTGGTTCTACAAGGACAAGTGAGTTTTCCGCCCTCTGTTTGCtgctttaaattttgatttggacTTGCTAGGGACTAATCTAGATTGTTCATTTACAGTACTAGATTTTACAGATGcacccatcataaaaagaTCTATTCACCACTTCAAGAACCAGCAACAGAGATCACAGAGAAACAAAAGAACTAATAGGGCTAAACACATGATAAAAAATGAGCAgactgaagatgaagatgagaaGAGTAACATCTTTGACAAAGCATACAAGAAGTATCTAGATAATCCTAAACGGATAATTTCTTGTAAGTATTAGAAGAACGATGATGGCTCCAGTATCAAATAGATTCTGACGAACCAAACGGTTATGAGGGATCAAAGTGTGCTTTGTGATGGAAAATTGACGAACTTTGCATGCTTTTAAGAAACAGAGCTTTAAGAGAAACCAAAAAGTTACGAGAAGATACACATGATCGATCCTAAAAACACGACGAAAAGATGACAACAACAATGTTATCATCTCAGATATCAAGAGGCTCAAGAGAAAGGATACCAAATCTGCTAAAGACACTAATGAGTGGAAAAAACACTGTTACGAGATCAGATAGCATCAATATGTTTAAGGGAACGATATCAAATCTGTTATAGTGACTGACGAGAAGGAGGACAACAAAACTATTACGAGATCAGATAGCATCAATAGGTTTAAGGGAAATGATCCAAATTTGATATAGTGAAGAAGAACATTTTCGACAAAGGGCTAAAAGTATGAGGTTAAGGGCAGAAAGAAGACATGACGATTGTTCTTCTGACTCCAACTCCAAGTATTGACCAATAGTTAAATACTGCATTTGAAAGGTCTCACCAATTTATGACAAGCTATTAACAACTTGCAATTGTGCAATGACTTATTTTCCCCTTTGACTTACATTTTACTAAACAGTCTTACGATTTGCTGCACATATGTTAGCTGCACATATGTTAGCATGGTTACGTCTTACTGATCTGACTAGTGTGACTTAGacacatattttttacatcTTACTGATGTAATGAGAGTGACTCATTTCGTTAGCACTATTGCCTCTTGCCAAGAGAAATTTCACACATATCTATTTTTGTTAGTATTATTGTCTTTTGCCAAGTGAAAACTCAAACATGTATGTGTTCTCTCTTGGAAATCACTGGCACGAATATACGAAAAGGAAAAAGTCACTTGGAGCCTGAATACAATTGTTTAGCCAAGCTTTAAGTTATCATCGTTACTCATTACAACATCTGGTGCTTGTGTTGCTTGAATAGGAGGCTAACCCATCACGTGCACAATACATGTCTAGTCACTAAAACTTAACGCCACACAAACAGACACGGATGTAATCCATGCTGCATCTATCGTAGGAATGTCCATTGCTTACGGAGATGTATTTTGGTTAGAATCGTTGACTCATTTCTTAcgtgtcatctaaatagttgtTAACAACTTTGAAAAAATAGACAGGATACATTAATATGAAATACATTACTCtgcaaacataaaattttaaattcgacttatacaagttatatataaaaaaaacaaactaaactgaAATACTACCATTGTTAACACTTCGTCTATTTGTCATTTGTCACATAATCGAGCTATATGGAAGAAAGTTACCAACTTTAGAAGTAAAGATTGTTGGCTAAATACTCCATGATGATTGGAGCAGATACTCACTAATATCCAAGAGAAACAGTATGGTGCTCTaatggtagtattatactactcGTATAATCGATTTGGACCATTGGTTTATGCGAATATCTAGTATTTTACTAACTCAGTAATCAGGGGTAATATTggaatttttatgattttatcagTTCTTCGTAAGAGGTTTTATTCATTTATCGGATCGTATAGATACCTAGTATGTACTCGGTGGCACATCTTTCCGCACACATGCAAATGTAGGATTTTACCTCTAAGCCCACATTTTTTAGACAACTATGTCCCTCCATGTTTCTACCA
This window harbors:
- the LOC102713822 gene encoding putative wall-associated receptor kinase-like 16, which encodes MSASTPSSRRAMIGAVVFQLLVTAAAAATQAAGRVALLGCPESCGDVQVPYPFGIGDGCSYPGFNLTCGGDAHRTVPKLFLATGNDSVEVLGISLLDGTVRIRSKLFQSVLVGSTTNASWSWPGLPADGPFTVSTAYNWLVAFGCNIVAQLIPHGDAAEGSTCAATCVDGWGNIAGPSCSGIARCRTSMGPGVRSYTIRVQNLADRPPFGLSTQTAAFVAEQSWFSANENDMLNNLSNHLPFTVRSVPVVLEWWLDLIRDEAFLPLSVGPNTTDFRCLSLNSSSYYNDLNYDRRRCNCSQGYEGNPYLRNGCQDIDECQQPDVCHGRTCINMPGTFRCSPKKSVKSLTGLITIIAVSASFGLLFSLLGIAKITSKIKQRRDKKLRRKFFKKNHGLLLQQLISSNRDIAERMKIFSLEELDQATNKFDQNRVLGGGGHGTVYKGILSDQRVVAIKKSKIVVQREIDDFINEVVILSQTNHRNVVKLYGCCLETEVPLLVYEFISNGTLSFHLHGQNENPLTWKDRLRVALETARAIAYLHSAASISVLHRDIKSANILLTDTMAAKVSDFGASRSIAIDETGIPTVIQGTYGYLDPEYYYSSRLTEKSDVYSFGVILAELLTRVAPVFSSQASESMSLASYFVSSIRDNRLSDILDHQIVDEVGVEDAKVVAQLAETCLRLKGEERPTMRQVETTLEDLQRSNVQLNHQIARVSNSILKEQTYKGSKCYEGTRQYSLENEFIQSSEYPR